Proteins co-encoded in one Vibrio tasmaniensis genomic window:
- a CDS encoding ParA family protein, protein MRVITIAGRKGGIKKTTTTVNTAYELSQKGKRVLVIDFDGQGDATSFYRRDKTEFYIADVLLDRKFDINKAIYPALIKGVEQDKLFIIPARGGDVMSKLNMDMVSLPKREERLLRHLDLVKDKFDFVLIDTSPETSILSMNAVIAADEFIFPTTFTDRSFEGIDVLIEHIQDAKFIDEDEIDYLILPVGIDKRVKSTYAYGREYLAERFPHNIAQTTVWHRQSDFENAELDHVPVSVYKSSSATAMYYKNFAKEVIDNEC, encoded by the coding sequence ATGAGAGTGATTACAATCGCAGGTCGTAAAGGTGGTATAAAAAAAACCACTACTACAGTCAATACTGCTTATGAGCTATCGCAAAAAGGAAAGCGAGTTCTGGTTATTGATTTTGATGGCCAAGGGGACGCGACGAGTTTTTATCGTAGAGATAAAACGGAGTTCTACATAGCTGATGTTTTGTTAGATCGTAAGTTTGATATAAATAAAGCTATTTATCCCGCACTCATTAAAGGAGTAGAGCAAGATAAATTGTTCATTATTCCCGCTCGTGGGGGAGATGTTATGTCTAAGTTGAACATGGATATGGTTAGTTTACCGAAACGTGAAGAGCGTTTGCTAAGGCATTTAGATTTAGTGAAAGACAAATTTGATTTTGTGTTAATTGATACGAGTCCAGAAACTAGTATTTTATCTATGAATGCGGTTATAGCTGCTGATGAGTTTATTTTTCCAACAACGTTTACAGATCGCAGCTTTGAAGGGATCGATGTTCTAATTGAACATATACAAGATGCTAAATTTATCGATGAAGATGAGATCGATTATCTAATTTTACCGGTTGGTATCGATAAACGAGTTAAGTCCACATATGCATATGGGCGTGAATATTTGGCTGAACGTTTTCCACATAATATAGCTCAAACTACTGTTTGGCATCGTCAATCTGATTTTGAGAATGCAGAACTAGACCACGTTCCTGTCTCGGTCTACAAGTCGAGTAGTGCTACTGCTATGTATTACAAAAATTTTGCTAAAGAGGTTATCGATAATGAGTGCTGA
- a CDS encoding type II toxin-antitoxin system HigB family toxin → MRILSRATLREFWEQPNYADSKQPLMAWFDEAKHANWQTPQDIKALYRNASFVGNNRVVFNVHGNKYRLITAINYKFSMVYIRFIGTHADYDKVDAKTV, encoded by the coding sequence ATGCGAATTTTATCAAGAGCAACTTTAAGAGAGTTTTGGGAACAGCCTAATTACGCTGATTCTAAACAGCCACTAATGGCATGGTTTGACGAAGCCAAACACGCAAATTGGCAAACGCCCCAAGACATAAAGGCACTGTACCGAAATGCGTCTTTCGTTGGCAATAATCGCGTTGTGTTCAACGTTCACGGCAATAAGTATCGACTGATCACCGCGATTAATTACAAATTTTCGATGGTATATATTCGCTTTATTGGCACACATGCAGACTATGACAAAGTTGATGCGAAAACCGTTTAG
- a CDS encoding recombinase family protein, producing MKIGYARVSTQDQTLDVQLEQLKRIGCDKIYQEQASGKSSDRKQLNLLLDFAREGDIIHVTKVDRIARNTIDALQIADQLAQKKAGLVFHDLGDLDINSDVGRVIYTTISAFAEMERKRILQRCNEGRERARSEGRHLGRFPDKMLHQRIQELTEQGMNKHAISKELGCSRTTVYKVLG from the coding sequence ATGAAAATTGGCTATGCCCGTGTCAGCACTCAAGACCAAACGCTCGATGTTCAACTTGAACAGCTTAAACGTATTGGTTGTGACAAAATTTACCAAGAGCAAGCGAGCGGTAAATCCTCTGATAGAAAACAGCTTAACCTGTTGCTAGATTTTGCAAGGGAGGGAGATATTATTCATGTTACCAAAGTCGACCGCATTGCTCGAAATACCATAGATGCTTTGCAAATTGCTGATCAACTAGCGCAAAAGAAAGCTGGTTTGGTCTTTCATGATTTGGGCGATTTAGACATTAATAGCGATGTAGGTCGAGTCATTTACACGACCATATCGGCGTTTGCTGAAATGGAAAGAAAACGAATATTACAGCGCTGTAATGAGGGTAGGGAGCGTGCACGCTCTGAAGGGAGGCACCTTGGCCGATTTCCTGACAAGATGCTTCACCAACGCATTCAAGAGCTTACAGAACAAGGAATGAACAAGCATGCAATCAGTAAAGAGTTAGGGTGTAGTCGGACAACTGTGTATAAAGTATTAGGTTGA
- a CDS encoding helix-turn-helix domain-containing protein: MQIKPIKTADDNRAALARIEQLWDAEPNTLEGDELEVLATLIEAFEEANYPIAPPDPIEAIKFRMEQQGLEDKDLVPFLGQRSRVTEILSRQRRLSISMIRKLHDGLRIPLDSLVKEYQLIK, translated from the coding sequence ATGCAAATTAAACCAATCAAAACAGCAGATGATAACCGCGCTGCTTTAGCGCGTATCGAGCAGCTTTGGGATGCTGAACCAAACACACTAGAGGGTGATGAGTTAGAAGTGCTTGCAACTCTAATTGAGGCATTTGAAGAAGCTAATTATCCAATTGCACCACCTGACCCAATCGAAGCAATCAAGTTCCGTATGGAGCAGCAAGGCTTAGAGGATAAAGACCTTGTACCTTTCCTTGGTCAGCGCAGCCGTGTTACGGAGATTCTGAGCCGTCAAAGACGTTTATCTATCTCAATGATTCGCAAGCTACACGATGGGCTTAGAATCCCATTGGATAGCCTTGTGAAAGAATATCAACTGATTAAGTAA
- a CDS encoding type II toxin-antitoxin system YafQ family toxin, producing the protein MECHIQPDFLLIWDVDWDKQELILVRCCSHSELFG; encoded by the coding sequence ATGGAGTGTCATATTCAGCCAGATTTTTTACTTATCTGGGATGTGGATTGGGATAAACAAGAGTTGATATTAGTTCGTTGTTGTTCTCACTCAGAACTCTTTGGATAA